One genomic window of Solanum stenotomum isolate F172 chromosome 9, ASM1918654v1, whole genome shotgun sequence includes the following:
- the LOC125875543 gene encoding norbelladine synthase-like: protein MLGKFTEQVQINAAASEVWNLYGSNEFPKFVVEKLPHIVEKVELIEGNGGAGTLVQVSLPGNPPYKEKFVLMDDEKRVKEVEIVEGGYLDLGFTFYGIKFEVIEKDENSSFIKLTIDFETKDVENIHLTIPNLQAFLAIMKASADYLEK, encoded by the exons ATGTTGGGGAAATTTACAGAGCAAGTACAAATAAATGCAGCAGCAAGTGAAGTTTGGAATCTCTATGGCTCTAATGAATTTCCAAAATTTGTTGTTGAAAAACTCCCACACATTGTTGAAAAAGTTGAGTTGATTGAAGGCAATGGAGGAGCTGGTACACTAGTGCAAGTTA GTTTACCTGGAAATCCTCCATATAAAGAGAAGTTTGTGTTAATGGATGATGAAAAAAGAGTGAAGGAAGTAGAGATTGTTGAAGGTGGATATCTTGATCTTGGATTCACTTTCTATGGAATCAAATTTGAAGTCATTGAGAAAGATGAAAATTCATCTTTCATCAAACTTACAATTGATTTTGAGACTAAAGATGTTGAAAATATTCATCTTACTATTCCCAACCTCCAAGCTTTTCTTGCCATCATGAAAGCTTCTGCTGATTATCttgagaaataa